The DNA window GATCATTCACTGCCACCGTTGCGGCTGGGCCATCCAGAGTTGACGGCGACTACGCTCTACCAGCTGTGGCTGGGCGCGAGTCTGCGATCCAAGATTACCAGGAATCGCGAGCCGGCCGACGCAGCCATGACTGCCACCCGACGGTTACTCGGACTGGAGCCATGCCCCCGATGAACCAGCCAGGGCGATTTGTTCGCCCTTTTCTTGCACTTGGCTTATAGACGACCGGTCTAATTCAAACAGGAGATGTTTATGCTCAATTTCAATTTCTACAATCCGACCCGGATCGTGTTCGGCAGCGACACCATCAAGCAGCTGGATCAACTGGTCCCTGCCCAGGCCCGCGTATTGATCTTGTTCGGAGGCGAAAGTGCCCGCAAGAACGGCACTCTGGACGAAGTCCGTCAGGCCCTGGGCAATCGCGACGTCCGGGAATTCGGCGGCATCGAGCCCAACCCCAGTTATGAAACCCTGATGCGTGCGGTTGAGGAGGTCCGGACCGAAAAGGTGGACTTTCTGCTGGCGGTCGGTGGCGGTTCGGTCATCGACGGCACCAAGTTCGTCGCCGCTGCCATCGACTATCCCAACGATCCCTGGGAAATTCTGCAAAGCTTCGGCCAGCATATTGAAAAGGCCATGCCCTTCGGCAGCGTGCTGACCTTGCCGGCCACCGGTTCGGAAATGAACAAGGCCTCGGTCATCACTCGCAAGGCTACTCAGGAGAAACTGCCATTCATGAGTGAGAAAGTGTTTCCGGAGTTTTCGATTCTGGATCCGACCAAGACCTATACCCTGCCCCCGCGCCAGGTCGCCAATGGCGTCGTCGATGCCTATGTGCATATCATGGAGCAGTACCTGACCTACCCAGCCGATGGCATGGTTCAGGACCGCTTTGCCGAAGGCCTGCTGCAGACACTGATCGAAATCGGTCCCCGGGTGCTGGCCGAGCCCCATGACTACGAGCTGCGTGCCAATCTGATGTGGGCGGCGACCCTTGCCCTGAACGGGCTGATCGGTGCCGGCGTACCGCAGGACTGGTCGACCCACATGATAGGGCATGAACTGACGGCCGCTTTCGACATCGACCACGCACGCACCCTGGCCGTGGTACTGCCGTCGAATCTGCAGCTGCGCCGCGAGGCCAAGCAAGGCAAACTGCTGCAGTATGCCGAACGGGTCTGGGGTATCACGGAAGGCAGTGACGCGGAGAAGATCGATGCTGCGATCGTGCGCACCCGCCAGTTCTTCGAAAGCCTGGACATCCCCACCCGCCTGTCCGATTACAAGGTCACTGCCGGGGATATTGACGGCATCATCAGCCAGTTGCAGCAGCACGGCATGACGGCCCTGGGCGAACGCCAGGATGTGAACCTGACGCTGAGCCGGCAGATTCTGGAAGCCAGCCTGTAATCACTGCGATCCACGCGAGGAAACCTTCATGAATACCGGCACCGCGCTCCATGGCGTCAACCGTCGTATCGTCTTGCAGGCACGCCCGACCGGGACGCCTGTTCCAGCGGACTTTTTGCTGCAGGAGGTCCCCATCCCGCGTCCAGCCGAAGGGCAGCTTCTGCTGAAAAACCTGTATCTGTCGCTGGATCCGTATATGCGCGGGCGCATGAACGAGGGACCCTCCTATGCACCAGCGGTAGAACTGGGTGCCGTGATGGTCGGCGGCACGGTCAGCGAAGTGATCGAATCGCGTCATCCCCGGTTCAAGCCCGGTGACCGCGTCGTGACCCAGGGGGGATGGCAGACCCATACGCTCTCGGACGGCACCGGGCTGGGCCTGCTGCCTGCCGATATGACGCACATCTCGCTGGCCCTCAGCCTGCTAGGCATGCCCGGCTTTACCGCCTGGTATGGACTGTTGCGCATTGGTGAACCCCGCCCCGGCGATACCGTGGTGGTAGCGTCGGCCACGGGCACGGTCGGCGCCGTGGTCGGCCAGCTGGCCAAGCGCAAGGGATCGCGCGCCATCGGCATTGCCGGCGGTGCCGAAAAGTGCCGAATCGCCGTCGAGGAACTGGGTTTCGATGCCTGCATCGATCACCGCAGCCCCGATTTTGCCGGGCAGCTGGCCGCCGCCACGCCCGAAGGCATCGATGTCTATTTCGAGAATGTCGGCGGTGCCGTGTTTGATGCCGTGCTGCCCCGGCTCAATATCGGCGCACGCGTACCCTTGTGCGGACTGATCGCCCAATACAACAGCAAGGGCCTGTACCCCGGACCGGATCGTCTGCCGAGAGTGATGGGGCAGCTGCTGGCGCGTCGGATCAAGATCCAAGGATTCATCATCAGCGACCACTATGCCGACGACTACGCCAACTTTATGCGCGAGATGAGCCCCGAAGTGGCGCATGGGCATATCCGTGTCCGTGAGAACGTGCTGCAAGGCCTGAGCCAGGCGCCGCAAGGCCTGATCGATCTGCTGGACAGCCGCTTCACTGGCAAGGTCGTGGTCCAGCTGACCGACTGAGCCAGCCTCTCCATCAAAGGAAACCCGTTCATGAAAATTCTCGTCGTACTGACCTCCCACGATCAACTGGGTGACACCGGTGAAAAGACCGGTTTCTGGCTGGAAGAACTGGCTGCGCCCTACTACCGCTTTGTCGATGCCGGTGCCGAGCTGACCCTGGTCTCGCCCAAGGGTGGACAACCGCCACTGGACCCCAAGAGCAATCTGCCGGACTTCCAGACCGACGCTACCCGCCGCTTCGAGGCTGACCCGCTGGCAGCCCGGGCGCTGGCGCATACCGGCCGCCTGGCCGAGGTCGATATTGCTCGCTTCGACGCCGTGTTCTACCCGGGCGGTCACGGTCCGCTGTGGGATCTGGCCGAGGATGCCGATTCCATTCGGTTGATCGAGCATGCTCTGCAGGCCGGCAAGCCGGTGGCGGCCGTCTGCCATGCACCCGGCGTATTGCGTCATGTGAAACAGGCAGATGGGCGAGCACTGGTGGCCGGCAGGCAGGTCACCGGCTTCAGCAACAGCGAGGAAGAGGCAGTCGGCCTGACCGGCATCGTGCCCTTTCTGGTCGAGGACATGCTCAAGGCGCAAGGTGGCGACTACAGCAAGGGCCCCGACTGGCAGGCTTATGTAGTGGTCGACGGGCTGTTGGTCACCGGCCAGAATCCGGGCTCTTCCGAGGCCACCGCCGAAGCGCTGCTCGATCAGCTGGTCTGATCCGTGCCGCCCTGAAGCATGGGCGACTCCATCTTGATGACCGGCATTTGGCAGCCCCCGGGTTTGACAGCGTTTCGCTTGACATGCGAAAACCCGGCAGCTGTCGCGCCAGACGCGCCCCATTTCACGCATCAAGAGGCCAGGAGCCGCCGTGAACCGCTTCAACAGCATGGAAGTACTGGTCGCCGTGATCGAAACGGGGTCTTTTTCTGCGGCGGCCCGCCGGCTGGACCTGGGTCAGCCGGCGGTATCGAAGATCGTCGCTCAGCTGGAAGCCCACCTGGGTATCCGCCTGTTTCTGCGAACCACACGGGGGCTGGCCCCCACCGAGGCCGCTGACGCTTATTACATCCATGCCTTGGAAGCCTTGGCCGCCAGCGAGTCAGCCGAACAGGCCGCACGGGATCTGGGTGGCGGACTGGCCGGTCGGCTGCGTATCAGTGCACCGACCACGTTCTCCAGGCTGCATGTCGTCCCCGCACTGGGACCGTTTCTGCACCGGTATCCATTGCTGGAGATCGACGTGGCGCTCGATGACCGCCCCATCGACCTGCTGCAGGAAGGCATCGATGTCGCGCTGAGGATAGGACCACAGGCCGACTCGTCGATGACGGCGAGGCATCTGCTGAAGGGATCCCGTCAGGTGCTCGCCACACCCGGCTATTTTGCCCGCCACGGGATTCCGCAGCACCCTGATGAGCTGGCCGCCCACAACTGTATGGTCTATGCGCAGGGCAGCGGTGCCGGCAAAACCGTATTCATGCGCAATGGGCAGACTCTGGAAATAGACCTGCAAGGGCGTCTGCGTACCAACGCGGCCGAAGGCGTGCGCGCCGCCGTGCTGGCCGAACTGGGCCTGGCTGTGGTTTCCACCTGGATGTTCGCCCCCGAGCTGGCGAGCGGCCAGGTGGTCCGGGCTCTGGACTCATGGAGCCTGCCGGCCGTGGACTTGTGGGCCGTATTCCCGGCTGGCCGTTTGCCCAGCCTCAAGGCCCGCCGTTTCATCGACTATCTGGGTGAGCAGCTGCAGGACAACCCGGTACTGAAACACCAGCCACCGCTCTGAAGCCGGCATTCATCGGGCCTCGGTCCGGGAGGGCCGCTGGCCTCCCCATGCATGGGATCCGCCAGCGGCTGTGTCTCTCTAACTGATCGCCGTCGAGTCAATGCACGTCGACGGCCGGCATCGCGGCTGACCGCGGCCGCAAGTGGCTGAGCAAAGCCATCAGCGCAAGGCTGCCACCCAGCATCGTCACCCCGGGCCAGGCGGCATGTCGCCATACTGCCGCAGCCAGTGCCGAACCGGCCGCACCGCCGACAAACATGGTCGTCATATACAAGGTGTTGAGCCGACTCTTGTATTCCGGGTGCAGGCCATAGACCAGGTGCTGATGCGAGACCATCGCGATCTGCACACCGAAATCCAGCAGAATCACACCGGCAACAAGCCCGGACAATCCGGGGCAGAACGCGAACACCAACCAGGCCAGCAAGGTCACCAGTGCACCCACCGCGATCACCGGTGCCGGCCCCCGACGGTCGGCGATACGTCCTGCCACCGGTGCCATGGTGACACCGACCGCCCCGACGATGCCGAACAGTCCTGCTGCGGCCGCGCCCAGATGCAGAGGCGATTGTGCCAGCCGGAGTGACAGCACCGTCCAGAAGGCCGAGAAAGAAGCAAACAGCATGCTCTGAGTCATCGCCGAACGCCGCAGAACCGGTTCACGGCGCCACAGGTGATACAGCGAGCCAAGCAGCTGCCCGTAACCCCATTGACTGGCCGGGCGATGCGCAGGCAGGCGGCGCTGCATCAGCAGCGCCGTCAGCAAGGTGAGCGGCACCGCCAGCCAGAACATCATGCGCCAACCTGCCATGCTGGAAACCAGCCCGGCCAGGGTCCGGCTCAGCAGAATGCCGGTCAACAGACCGCTCATCACGGTACCGATCGCCGCGCCACGCTGACTCGGCGGCGCCAGAATGGCGGCGTAAGGCACGATCTGCTGTGCCACCGTGGCGGCCGCGCCCACCAGCACCGAAGCAAGCGCCAGCGTCGCCAGCCCCGGTGCCAGTGCGGCCAGACAGAGGGCCAGTGCCAGTACCAGAAACTGCACCACGATCAGGCGACGTCGCTCAAGCATGTCGCCCAGAGGCAGCAGAAACAGCAGGCCGGCGGCGTAGCCCAACTGGGTGAGCGTAGGTATGAGACTGGCCACCTTCGGGTCGGCCAGATCGTGAGACATGACACCCAGCATGGGCTGGTTGTAATAGATATTGGCCACACCCAGACCTGAAGCCAACGCCATGGCGTAAAGCGTGGCCCGGGACAAAGCCGGCGTGGAAGGAGATGCTGCTGGAGCCGTCATGGTGGGGAAGATCCGTACTGTTCGATGCCGGGCATGGTAGTGCCTGCTTGTCGAGCCGGGGATCCCTTCGTGACCATATCATCTATTCCGTCATGGAATGCCTGCGCCCGTCAAACGACGGTCCCGCCGATGGACAAGACCACCATCAGCAAGGCCTCAACCGTATCCGCCCCCCATCACCGGCCGCCCAGGCAGGACGCCGGGAATCCACCTTCAAGCTGTTGCACATAGGCGGACGTGACCCCGTGCATTTCACGACGCACCACGGTACCACCCAGGCAATGGAC is part of the Frateuria aurantia DSM 6220 genome and encodes:
- a CDS encoding iron-containing alcohol dehydrogenase — protein: MLNFNFYNPTRIVFGSDTIKQLDQLVPAQARVLILFGGESARKNGTLDEVRQALGNRDVREFGGIEPNPSYETLMRAVEEVRTEKVDFLLAVGGGSVIDGTKFVAAAIDYPNDPWEILQSFGQHIEKAMPFGSVLTLPATGSEMNKASVITRKATQEKLPFMSEKVFPEFSILDPTKTYTLPPRQVANGVVDAYVHIMEQYLTYPADGMVQDRFAEGLLQTLIEIGPRVLAEPHDYELRANLMWAATLALNGLIGAGVPQDWSTHMIGHELTAAFDIDHARTLAVVLPSNLQLRREAKQGKLLQYAERVWGITEGSDAEKIDAAIVRTRQFFESLDIPTRLSDYKVTAGDIDGIISQLQQHGMTALGERQDVNLTLSRQILEASL
- a CDS encoding NADP-dependent oxidoreductase, translating into MNTGTALHGVNRRIVLQARPTGTPVPADFLLQEVPIPRPAEGQLLLKNLYLSLDPYMRGRMNEGPSYAPAVELGAVMVGGTVSEVIESRHPRFKPGDRVVTQGGWQTHTLSDGTGLGLLPADMTHISLALSLLGMPGFTAWYGLLRIGEPRPGDTVVVASATGTVGAVVGQLAKRKGSRAIGIAGGAEKCRIAVEELGFDACIDHRSPDFAGQLAAATPEGIDVYFENVGGAVFDAVLPRLNIGARVPLCGLIAQYNSKGLYPGPDRLPRVMGQLLARRIKIQGFIISDHYADDYANFMREMSPEVAHGHIRVRENVLQGLSQAPQGLIDLLDSRFTGKVVVQLTD
- a CDS encoding type 1 glutamine amidotransferase domain-containing protein, with protein sequence MKILVVLTSHDQLGDTGEKTGFWLEELAAPYYRFVDAGAELTLVSPKGGQPPLDPKSNLPDFQTDATRRFEADPLAARALAHTGRLAEVDIARFDAVFYPGGHGPLWDLAEDADSIRLIEHALQAGKPVAAVCHAPGVLRHVKQADGRALVAGRQVTGFSNSEEEAVGLTGIVPFLVEDMLKAQGGDYSKGPDWQAYVVVDGLLVTGQNPGSSEATAEALLDQLV
- a CDS encoding LysR family transcriptional regulator, whose amino-acid sequence is MNRFNSMEVLVAVIETGSFSAAARRLDLGQPAVSKIVAQLEAHLGIRLFLRTTRGLAPTEAADAYYIHALEALAASESAEQAARDLGGGLAGRLRISAPTTFSRLHVVPALGPFLHRYPLLEIDVALDDRPIDLLQEGIDVALRIGPQADSSMTARHLLKGSRQVLATPGYFARHGIPQHPDELAAHNCMVYAQGSGAGKTVFMRNGQTLEIDLQGRLRTNAAEGVRAAVLAELGLAVVSTWMFAPELASGQVVRALDSWSLPAVDLWAVFPAGRLPSLKARRFIDYLGEQLQDNPVLKHQPPL
- a CDS encoding MFS transporter; the protein is MTAPAASPSTPALSRATLYAMALASGLGVANIYYNQPMLGVMSHDLADPKVASLIPTLTQLGYAAGLLFLLPLGDMLERRRLIVVQFLVLALALCLAALAPGLATLALASVLVGAAATVAQQIVPYAAILAPPSQRGAAIGTVMSGLLTGILLSRTLAGLVSSMAGWRMMFWLAVPLTLLTALLMQRRLPAHRPASQWGYGQLLGSLYHLWRREPVLRRSAMTQSMLFASFSAFWTVLSLRLAQSPLHLGAAAAGLFGIVGAVGVTMAPVAGRIADRRGPAPVIAVGALVTLLAWLVFAFCPGLSGLVAGVILLDFGVQIAMVSHQHLVYGLHPEYKSRLNTLYMTTMFVGGAAGSALAAAVWRHAAWPGVTMLGGSLALMALLSHLRPRSAAMPAVDVH